Proteins from a single region of Weeksella virosa DSM 16922:
- a CDS encoding transposase, with translation MKKSRFTETQISQVLKEHEAGKKASDICRELSISPNTFYLWKRKYGGMDQEMLRQFKELERENARLKKMYADLSLDHSILKEVIEKKL, from the coding sequence ATGAAAAAGTCAAGATTTACAGAAACACAAATCAGTCAAGTACTCAAGGAGCATGAAGCTGGAAAAAAGGCATCCGATATATGCCGAGAATTATCCATCAGTCCAAATACCTTTTATTTGTGGAAGCGCAAATATGGTGGCATGGATCAAGAAATGTTGCGTCAATTCAAGGAATTGGAGCGAGAAAATGCCCGCTTGAAGAAGATGTATGCCGATTTGAGTTTGGATCATAGTATTTTAAAAGAGGTCATCGAAAAAAAGCTTTAG
- a CDS encoding ankyrin repeat domain-containing protein — MRKTFFTVIFLSAIFFVKAQNNTLLQADFWKAKPTLETVKSEISKGNSPSEQNGGFHDPVTMAINNRISNDVIKFLIEQEGNDVHKKTHHSRSYLQWAAAAGNLEIVKLLIDKGSDVHYKDSYGTPVIAYAASAGNTNSAVYDLLFDQGVKPTILSEEGTNLIMYAIAYDKDLKLTDYFISKGVSLMYKDNHGRTVADYAARLGNLEIIDQLMKRGIKLTDQALFFATQGSRRVQNGLEVYQALVENYHLNPKALDPKGQTILHALVRRPNMDIIHYFLNQGVKPTIADKENNTVLMNAAAGGNLEVVQVLLNHNVDVNLKNNNNESALTKAVASGSSEVVELLLKHGADVHILDKQGNNLAAYWVQSYRPSRNESSILASDFYKKLQVLKAAGLDFSKTQANGQTILHLATDKNNVELIKLIASLGVDINAQDLDGNSALHQAALTAKDDKVLKALVELGIDKNLTTEFEETAYDLASQNDFLSNNTISIDFLK, encoded by the coding sequence ATGAGAAAAACATTCTTTACTGTAATATTCCTTTCTGCAATATTTTTTGTTAAAGCGCAAAACAATACTTTACTACAAGCTGATTTTTGGAAGGCAAAACCTACTCTCGAAACTGTAAAGTCAGAAATTTCTAAGGGTAATAGTCCTTCGGAGCAAAACGGTGGTTTTCATGATCCTGTTACTATGGCAATAAACAACAGGATTTCTAATGACGTTATTAAATTTTTAATAGAGCAAGAGGGTAATGATGTTCATAAAAAAACTCATCATTCTCGTTCTTATTTACAATGGGCCGCTGCTGCAGGCAACTTAGAAATAGTGAAACTTTTGATAGATAAAGGATCGGATGTACATTATAAAGATAGTTATGGAACGCCCGTTATTGCTTATGCAGCATCAGCTGGTAATACAAATAGCGCTGTTTATGATTTATTATTTGATCAAGGCGTAAAACCAACAATTTTATCAGAAGAAGGTACCAATCTTATTATGTATGCAATTGCCTACGATAAGGATTTGAAACTTACGGATTACTTTATTTCTAAAGGAGTTTCGTTAATGTATAAAGACAACCATGGAAGAACAGTAGCTGATTATGCGGCTAGATTAGGTAATTTAGAAATTATTGATCAATTGATGAAGCGCGGTATCAAGCTTACTGATCAAGCGTTATTTTTTGCTACTCAAGGATCTAGAAGAGTACAAAATGGTTTGGAGGTTTATCAAGCTTTAGTTGAAAATTATCATTTAAACCCAAAAGCTTTAGACCCAAAAGGGCAAACTATATTACACGCATTGGTGCGTCGACCAAATATGGATATTATTCATTATTTTTTGAATCAAGGCGTAAAGCCAACCATTGCAGATAAAGAGAATAATACAGTATTGATGAATGCAGCAGCTGGTGGAAACCTAGAAGTTGTTCAAGTGTTGCTCAATCACAATGTAGATGTTAACCTAAAAAACAACAACAACGAAAGTGCATTAACAAAAGCTGTTGCTTCGGGAAGTTCGGAAGTAGTAGAGCTATTGCTAAAACATGGTGCTGATGTTCATATTTTAGATAAACAAGGCAATAATTTAGCCGCTTATTGGGTACAATCATATAGACCTTCAAGAAATGAATCATCAATCTTAGCATCAGATTTTTATAAAAAACTACAAGTTTTAAAAGCTGCAGGATTAGACTTTTCAAAAACTCAAGCAAACGGACAAACGATACTTCATTTAGCGACTGATAAAAACAATGTTGAATTAATTAAGCTTATCGCATCACTTGGTGTTGATATTAATGCTCAAGATTTAGATGGAAATTCAGCATTGCACCAAGCAGCGTTAACTGCTAAAGATGATAAAGTTTTAAAAGCTTTGGTTGAATTAGGAATCGACAAAAACCTAACAACTGAATTTGAAGAAACCGCTTACGATTTAGCGTCGCAAAATGACTTTTTATCAAACAATACTATTTCTATTGACTTTTTAAAATAA
- a CDS encoding DUF5819 family protein: MRKTFTIVLKIIFSVYFLFIIFIQVYDQNFFESEKVGKIKNKYALPFFEQNWGMFSPNPPMGNHYFLVKFESGNIESDYIDIHKKVREKSFNSLFSIDQRIIKYFAECYNDIVRKKSKNINIEKNIHSSHGLESILNYSKIVLNNQRDFLEKTSPNDSVFVKIYLIDEQLNKDIYKDKTYTKSFIELDRIYLTTTENGK, translated from the coding sequence ATGAGAAAAACATTTACAATAGTTCTAAAAATTATCTTTTCGGTTTATTTTTTGTTCATAATCTTCATCCAAGTATATGACCAAAATTTCTTTGAATCAGAGAAAGTAGGAAAAATAAAGAATAAATACGCTTTGCCTTTTTTTGAACAAAATTGGGGAATGTTTTCTCCCAATCCACCAATGGGAAATCATTACTTTCTTGTGAAATTTGAAAGTGGCAATATAGAAAGTGATTATATAGACATTCATAAAAAAGTAAGAGAAAAGAGTTTTAATAGTTTATTTTCTATTGACCAACGAATTATCAAATATTTTGCTGAATGTTACAATGACATTGTTCGCAAAAAAAGCAAAAACATTAATATTGAAAAAAACATACACTCAAGCCACGGATTAGAATCTATACTCAACTATTCAAAAATCGTTTTGAATAACCAAAGGGATTTTTTAGAAAAAACAAGTCCAAATGATTCCGTTTTTGTTAAAATATACTTGATTGATGAACAACTGAACAAAGACATATACAAAGATAAAACCTATACTAAATCGTTCATTGAATTAGACAGAATCTATTTAACAACAACCGAGAATGGAAAATAG
- a CDS encoding IS3 family transposase: MAEELKDDKQISTARACRIIGLERSGYYYQSIKDDTEVERRLLYYAEKLPSRGCPEYTKRIRKEGYGWNHKRIERIYRKLGLNKRRRKIKRRIPNPDKEYLLQPIASNITWSMDFMSDVLENGRKIRILNVIDDYNREALMCEIDYSFPSEKVVKLVQRLIEWYGKPTNIRTDNGTEFIAKAFEGFCSNSSIRHIRIQKGKPMQNGFCERFNKTFREDVLDAYLFENIEQARTLAQDWMEDYNHNHPHSSLGDCSPIEFKLKRSA; the protein is encoded by the coding sequence TTGGCAGAAGAATTAAAAGATGACAAACAAATCAGTACTGCCAGAGCCTGTCGCATCATCGGATTGGAACGTTCGGGATATTATTATCAAAGCATCAAGGACGATACAGAAGTAGAGCGTCGATTGCTTTATTATGCCGAAAAACTTCCGTCAAGAGGTTGTCCGGAATACACTAAACGCATCAGAAAGGAAGGTTATGGGTGGAACCATAAACGCATTGAGAGGATTTACCGTAAATTAGGACTGAACAAACGCAGAAGAAAAATCAAACGTCGCATCCCCAATCCGGACAAAGAATACTTATTGCAGCCGATTGCATCCAATATTACCTGGAGCATGGATTTTATGAGTGATGTGTTGGAGAACGGCAGAAAGATTCGGATACTGAACGTGATAGACGATTACAACCGGGAGGCATTAATGTGCGAAATAGACTATAGTTTTCCTTCAGAGAAAGTAGTTAAACTCGTGCAAAGGCTCATTGAGTGGTATGGAAAACCAACCAACATCCGTACGGACAACGGCACGGAGTTCATCGCAAAAGCTTTTGAGGGCTTTTGCTCCAACTCCTCGATCCGGCATATCCGAATCCAGAAAGGAAAACCCATGCAGAACGGATTTTGTGAAAGGTTCAACAAAACCTTTCGGGAAGATGTACTGGATGCTTACCTATTTGAAAATATCGAACAGGCAAGAACTCTCGCTCAAGATTGGATGGAGGATTACAATCATAATCACCCACATTCAAGTTTAGGAGATTGTTCACCGATAGAATTTAAATTGAAAAGAAGTGCATAA
- a CDS encoding HTTM domain-containing protein has translation MENRKTGILLLRVLIGLSILKDFFAFFHNKNFLFNNNGIVSYETYQDIMNYYKLDFLNVDFNNSFNVSVFCILGIIFSITFILGIFPRISALLLFFLLLIFKFRNIYLMDGGDNIITAVLPLFLFIKSESLIEGYNKLKERLGLNNNFYINQTHKLFVLGIMIQICIVYFFAGLHKLHGEVWLNGTALYFVLNSGDFSAYSINEYITRFPILVCFLTWFTIAFQLSFPFVVWILKTRKVVLLIGILLHIGIFLMMRIDNFSFIMLACYTIFFTDSEYEILKSKSKKFIRL, from the coding sequence ATGGAAAATAGAAAAACAGGCATATTGTTATTGCGAGTTTTAATAGGGTTATCCATATTAAAAGATTTTTTTGCATTTTTTCACAACAAAAACTTTTTATTCAACAACAATGGTATAGTTTCTTATGAAACATATCAAGACATAATGAATTATTACAAGCTGGATTTTTTGAACGTAGATTTCAACAATTCTTTCAATGTGTCGGTTTTCTGTATTTTAGGAATAATATTCAGTATCACTTTTATATTGGGTATTTTTCCTCGCATTTCTGCGTTATTGCTCTTTTTCCTTTTGTTGATTTTTAAATTTCGGAACATTTATCTAATGGACGGAGGAGATAATATCATTACTGCTGTTTTACCTCTTTTCTTGTTCATCAAATCAGAAAGTTTAATCGAGGGTTACAACAAACTGAAAGAAAGGTTAGGATTAAACAATAACTTTTATATAAATCAAACTCACAAACTTTTTGTTTTGGGAATAATGATACAAATTTGCATTGTCTATTTTTTTGCAGGACTACACAAACTGCACGGAGAAGTATGGCTAAATGGAACAGCTTTATATTTCGTGTTAAATTCAGGAGATTTTTCTGCATATTCTATAAATGAGTACATCACAAGGTTTCCAATACTTGTTTGTTTTCTGACTTGGTTTACAATCGCATTTCAGCTGTCTTTTCCTTTTGTAGTTTGGATTTTAAAAACAAGAAAAGTAGTCTTACTTATCGGAATACTTCTGCATATTGGTATTTTCTTGATGATGAGAATAGATAATTTTTCTTTCATAATGCTTGCTTGCTATACAATATTTTTTACTGACAGCGAATATGAAATTTTAAAGTCGAAATCCAAAAAATTTATCCGATTATGA
- a CDS encoding PepSY domain-containing protein has protein sequence MTLSIWRYAHLALAYLSAAFLLILSITGVILAFDAVQEKTPAYRVENFDSITLAEVIPTLRDKYFEVLTVEVNHNDFVTIQAMDEQGQTIEGYIDPTTGELLGEIKPKSAFIQWVTALHRSLFLKETGRAIVGVVSFLLFLITISGFVLILKRQKGLRNFFAKINKDFFSQYFHVVTGRWMLIPVMIIALTGTFIFMVRLDFMQQPPEEKTYDNIVDEINFKDIAEIAYFQETRLANVEKIEFPFIPDDPEEPFIINLKDRVVSVNQVNGEIMHESVLPYSAVFEKINIDLHTGRTNSIWAIILGLASLNILFFMYTGFVITYKRTRATIKNKWKVKDAEIVLLVGSENGSTLGFASQIHQQLLAEGKKSYLAEMNAYTVFPDAKHLVVFTSTYGVGDAPTNATKFIELVQRINQPSPIQFTIVGFGSKAYEKYCAYAEEVFTVLAQQTWATPITQLYTVNDRMANEFVLWAQDWSNKTTFNISTTPAVYNNKMPKLKQFKVLEKTAVSNSNSTFKIILKPLKKSKFESGDLLAIYPQNNHIERLYSIGKTEKNIQLLVKLYSDGLGSNYLYSFSQGSILNARILKNTSFHFPKSATKVVMIANGTGIAPFLGMIENNTKRIPIHLYAGFRFNNELITNYQSFAKHQISKKQLETMQFAFSREETKQYVMDLLEKDKEFFADLLKNNGFVMICGSLQMQKDVEKKLDEIVKFYNQKPIDYYQSKHQILTDCY, from the coding sequence ATGACGTTGTCTATTTGGAGGTATGCCCATTTAGCATTAGCTTATCTTTCTGCTGCCTTTTTGCTTATTCTTTCTATTACTGGTGTAATTTTGGCATTCGATGCTGTTCAAGAAAAAACACCTGCGTACCGAGTAGAAAACTTCGATTCTATTACTTTAGCCGAGGTAATACCTACATTAAGAGATAAATACTTCGAAGTATTAACTGTTGAAGTTAATCACAATGATTTTGTGACAATCCAAGCGATGGATGAGCAAGGGCAAACTATTGAAGGATATATTGATCCTACAACAGGTGAGTTATTAGGTGAAATAAAACCCAAAAGTGCTTTCATACAATGGGTTACAGCTTTACATCGTTCGCTCTTTTTAAAAGAAACAGGTCGAGCAATTGTGGGTGTTGTATCGTTTTTACTTTTTTTGATCACTATTAGTGGTTTTGTATTGATTTTGAAAAGACAAAAAGGTCTTCGTAACTTTTTTGCTAAAATCAATAAAGATTTCTTTTCGCAATACTTCCACGTAGTTACTGGTCGATGGATGTTAATTCCTGTAATGATTATTGCGCTTACGGGTACATTTATCTTCATGGTTCGGTTAGATTTTATGCAACAACCACCTGAAGAAAAAACGTATGATAATATTGTCGATGAAATTAATTTTAAAGACATTGCAGAGATAGCTTATTTCCAAGAGACTCGTTTAGCCAACGTAGAAAAGATAGAATTTCCATTTATACCAGATGACCCAGAAGAGCCATTTATTATCAATTTAAAAGACAGAGTTGTATCTGTTAATCAAGTAAATGGTGAGATTATGCACGAATCGGTTCTTCCTTATTCTGCAGTCTTCGAGAAGATAAATATCGATTTACATACAGGACGTACCAACAGTATTTGGGCAATCATTTTAGGATTAGCTTCTTTAAACATCCTGTTTTTTATGTATACAGGTTTTGTAATCACATACAAACGTACGCGTGCAACAATTAAAAATAAATGGAAAGTAAAAGATGCAGAAATTGTACTATTAGTAGGCTCTGAAAATGGTTCTACTCTTGGTTTTGCAAGTCAAATACATCAGCAATTATTAGCAGAAGGAAAAAAATCGTATTTAGCTGAAATGAACGCTTATACAGTTTTTCCAGATGCCAAACATTTAGTAGTATTTACTTCTACTTACGGAGTTGGTGATGCTCCTACAAATGCTACAAAGTTTATAGAATTAGTTCAAAGAATTAATCAACCCTCGCCTATACAATTCACAATTGTAGGTTTCGGATCAAAAGCATACGAAAAATACTGTGCATATGCAGAAGAAGTTTTTACGGTTTTAGCTCAACAAACATGGGCTACTCCAATTACCCAATTATATACAGTAAATGACCGAATGGCTAATGAATTTGTTTTATGGGCTCAAGATTGGTCTAATAAAACCACATTCAATATCTCTACTACTCCTGCCGTTTATAACAATAAAATGCCTAAACTTAAACAATTTAAGGTGTTAGAAAAAACAGCAGTTTCAAACTCGAATAGCACATTCAAGATTATCTTAAAACCCCTTAAAAAAAGTAAATTCGAATCAGGAGATTTGTTGGCTATTTATCCACAAAATAATCATATAGAAAGGTTATATTCTATCGGGAAAACTGAAAAAAACATTCAGTTACTTGTCAAGTTATATTCTGATGGTTTAGGTTCTAATTATCTTTATAGTTTTTCTCAAGGCTCTATTCTGAATGCCCGAATTTTAAAAAACACTTCATTCCATTTTCCGAAATCAGCCACAAAAGTTGTTATGATAGCCAATGGTACCGGTATTGCTCCTTTTCTTGGTATGATAGAAAATAATACTAAACGCATCCCAATACATTTATACGCTGGTTTTAGATTCAATAATGAATTAATCACTAATTATCAAAGTTTTGCAAAACATCAGATTAGCAAAAAGCAACTTGAAACCATGCAATTTGCTTTTTCTCGCGAAGAGACTAAACAATATGTAATGGATTTATTAGAAAAAGACAAAGAGTTTTTTGCTGATTTACTTAAAAACAATGGTTTTGTAATGATTTGTGGTTCGTTACAAATGCAGAAAGATGTAGAGAAAAAACTTGATGAAATAGTAAAATTTTATAATCAAAAACCGATAGATTATTATCAATCAAAACATCAAATACTTACTGATTGCTACTAA
- a CDS encoding outer membrane beta-barrel family protein, which yields MKYILFIPILLISLTATSQTINYGGIVHNEKSVTISYFVTLKNVQDSTSYSEITDDNYRFEFKSIPIGTYERCISWLDKIQCDTLLLDKNLADDVVYVMEDYVLDDVVITGTTQKPLVQNKSGTLIVNVEDNLIMNSSSVFDAITKLPGISYNLSNNDFRLKGKSGILIQMDGESLLLSQNEIVEYLKTISADDIKNIEINANPSSKYDASGIAGIINIVSKKNKREGYFANISLNTTQGKYYKQNSNLKLQYNKKKSQYSFQYTNAFSTNFEKAISERQFSNLLSDQNTYVKIKGNTNTLNFSYLQEFGKSNLLLSAIGSFYSEDINQTSDLQFTNRQNNEIISTTFSDQNSDNKLKNLNLSLKYNIDFENSKLTFRSYFLKYDIDNFSNLTSASSNNNNINLDNNSPRTADLFVSQIDYAVTIDSLSSVDIGAKGIFQKLQNTNNFFDLSSGTPVFDSEKSNDFEYSESIWSGYAEYKRKIKKFDFTAGSRIEYNPSKGYNSKNNYTLKRDELYFFPFVNIAYKYSDNSDYNLSYNKRINRPSFNRLMPFDYYVDPYTIISGNPNLVPHFAHSIDFQYILKQKYVFGINYTFNKNQIFQTPILNDSTNVTTLKPINIKKGQSISFSNNSSFKLFKKLNLNVNTVLFYDKIKTNQDDIEIDSDNFSYQITLNTSYKFFKDYTFNVVFDYLSPFIQGPYKTDEIITLNASISKSFLANKLRISLIGNDILGTYKINNRLNNDLQNVLTKQTFDTRWIRLGLVYRFDKGLKKNNIETDKTVDDIKNRVQ from the coding sequence ATGAAATATATTTTATTCATACCAATATTACTAATATCTCTAACTGCAACTTCACAGACAATAAATTATGGAGGGATTGTGCATAATGAAAAATCAGTAACCATAAGTTATTTTGTAACATTAAAAAATGTTCAAGATTCCACAAGCTATTCTGAAATTACAGATGATAATTACCGATTTGAGTTCAAAAGTATTCCTATAGGAACATACGAAAGGTGTATTAGTTGGTTAGATAAAATACAATGCGATACACTTTTACTTGACAAAAATTTGGCGGATGATGTAGTGTATGTAATGGAAGATTATGTACTTGACGATGTGGTTATAACAGGAACTACCCAAAAACCATTAGTCCAAAATAAATCAGGAACATTGATTGTGAATGTGGAAGACAATCTAATAATGAACAGTAGTAGTGTATTTGACGCAATTACAAAATTGCCTGGTATTTCTTATAATCTTTCTAATAATGATTTTCGGTTAAAAGGAAAATCAGGAATTTTGATACAAATGGACGGAGAATCGTTATTGCTTTCACAAAACGAAATTGTAGAATACTTAAAAACTATTTCTGCTGATGACATCAAAAATATAGAAATTAATGCCAATCCTTCATCAAAATACGATGCAAGTGGAATTGCAGGTATTATAAATATTGTGAGTAAAAAGAATAAAAGAGAGGGATATTTTGCCAATATTTCTCTAAATACCACACAAGGCAAATACTATAAACAAAATTCAAATTTAAAATTACAATACAATAAAAAGAAAAGTCAATACTCATTTCAATACACAAACGCTTTTAGTACAAATTTTGAAAAAGCAATTTCTGAAAGGCAGTTTTCAAATTTATTATCAGACCAAAACACTTATGTAAAGATTAAGGGAAATACCAATACACTAAATTTTAGTTATTTACAAGAGTTTGGTAAATCAAACTTGTTGTTATCTGCAATTGGTTCTTTTTACTCTGAAGACATTAATCAAACTTCTGACTTACAATTTACTAACCGTCAAAATAATGAAATTATATCTACTACATTTTCAGACCAAAATAGTGATAATAAACTAAAAAATCTAAATCTAAGTTTGAAATATAATATTGACTTTGAAAATTCAAAATTAACTTTTCGCTCCTATTTTCTGAAATATGATATTGATAACTTTTCTAATCTAACATCTGCTTCAAGCAATAATAACAACATTAATTTAGACAACAACTCCCCAAGAACTGCCGATTTATTTGTATCTCAAATTGACTACGCTGTTACTATAGACTCTCTTTCAAGTGTTGATATAGGAGCAAAAGGAATTTTTCAAAAATTACAAAACACAAACAACTTTTTCGATTTGAGTTCAGGCACACCTGTTTTTGATTCAGAAAAATCTAATGATTTTGAGTATTCTGAATCTATTTGGTCGGGATATGCTGAATACAAAAGAAAAATAAAAAAGTTCGATTTTACAGCAGGAAGTAGAATTGAATATAACCCATCAAAAGGCTATAATTCAAAAAATAATTACACGCTAAAACGAGACGAATTGTATTTTTTTCCTTTCGTGAACATCGCATATAAATATTCGGATAATAGCGATTATAATTTGTCTTACAATAAACGAATTAACAGACCTTCTTTCAACAGATTAATGCCTTTTGATTATTATGTTGACCCTTATACAATTATTTCAGGAAATCCTAATTTAGTTCCTCACTTTGCACATAGTATTGACTTTCAATATATTTTAAAACAGAAGTATGTTTTTGGAATCAATTACACTTTTAATAAAAATCAAATTTTTCAAACACCTATTTTGAATGATAGTACTAATGTTACTACATTAAAACCTATAAATATAAAGAAAGGTCAAAGTATCAGTTTTTCTAACAATTCCAGTTTTAAATTATTTAAAAAATTAAATCTGAACGTAAATACAGTTCTATTTTATGACAAAATAAAAACCAATCAAGACGATATTGAAATTGATTCAGACAATTTTTCTTATCAAATCACATTAAATACCTCATATAAATTTTTCAAAGATTATACATTTAATGTAGTTTTTGATTACTTATCTCCATTTATTCAAGGACCATATAAAACTGACGAAATAATTACTTTGAATGCAAGTATCAGCAAATCATTTTTAGCAAATAAACTAAGAATTTCTCTTATTGGTAATGATATTTTAGGAACTTACAAAATAAACAACCGTTTGAATAATGATTTACAGAATGTTCTCACAAAACAAACTTTCGATACTAGATGGATAAGATTGGGATTAGTTTACCGATTTGACAAAGGATTGAAAAAAAATAATATAGAAACTGATAAAACAGTTGATGATATAAAAAACCGTGTACAATGA
- a CDS encoding carboxymuconolactone decarboxylase family protein, with protein MNLENRIDIQQLEPNAYKAMFALENYLQNSGLSKTHLELIKIRASQINGCAFCINMHTSDALKQGETAQRIFLLNAWKETELFAEEEKAILAITEEVTLISQNGLSDKTYKQAEKLFDGNQIAQIIMAVVTINAWNRIAISTKKTVK; from the coding sequence ATGAATTTAGAAAACAGAATAGATATTCAACAACTTGAACCGAACGCATACAAAGCAATGTTTGCCTTGGAAAATTACCTACAAAATTCAGGGCTTTCAAAAACACATCTGGAGCTGATTAAAATTCGGGCTTCACAGATTAACGGTTGTGCTTTTTGTATCAATATGCACACTTCAGACGCTTTGAAACAAGGCGAAACAGCACAACGGATTTTCTTGCTTAATGCTTGGAAAGAAACTGAATTATTTGCCGAAGAAGAAAAAGCGATTTTAGCCATTACAGAAGAAGTAACGCTAATTAGCCAAAACGGGTTAAGCGATAAAACCTACAAACAAGCTGAAAAACTTTTTGACGGAAATCAAATTGCACAAATCATAATGGCAGTTGTAACCATAAATGCGTGGAATAGAATTGCGATAAGCACAAAGAAAACGGTAAAATAG
- a CDS encoding thiol-disulfide oxidoreductase DCC family protein has translation MKKLTVFYDNWCPNCSRFIKIVKKLDWLNLVESKELRNEQSKQFSLIDYEKATKQMASYNGKWHYGFNTLFLIFVRLPILWILFPIIFLLKVTGIGQILYTELAINRKIIPIHCDENTCEI, from the coding sequence ATGAAAAAATTAACAGTATTTTATGATAATTGGTGTCCTAATTGTTCACGCTTTATCAAAATAGTAAAAAAACTGGACTGGTTGAATTTAGTCGAAAGTAAAGAGTTACGAAATGAACAATCAAAACAATTTAGCTTGATTGATTATGAAAAAGCAACAAAGCAAATGGCTTCATATAATGGTAAGTGGCATTACGGATTTAATACTTTATTCCTAATTTTCGTCAGACTTCCTATATTATGGATTTTATTTCCTATAATCTTTTTACTTAAAGTAACTGGAATTGGACAAATTTTATACACAGAGTTAGCAATAAACAGAAAAATAATTCCTATACATTGCGATGAAAACACTTGTGAAATATAA
- a CDS encoding T9SS type A sorting domain-containing protein, whose translation MQSGFVDGECSLAENIYFEGYYLDNFFKVGILDEFYDYEYEINPIDNGLQLILTNVDGNKAYYKNYHLSTQDLDDLNDKFLTTIQDNWLYVKIINSTFNPKTISIYDLKGRLILRSEIINEKVFIGQIPKSIYIVQIEDINGNFHTKKSNKKVIKK comes from the coding sequence TTGCAATCAGGTTTCGTTGATGGAGAATGTAGTCTTGCTGAAAATATTTATTTTGAAGGATATTATCTTGATAACTTTTTCAAAGTTGGAATTTTGGATGAATTTTATGACTACGAGTATGAAATTAACCCAATAGATAATGGATTACAACTAATTTTAACTAATGTAGATGGTAATAAAGCATATTATAAAAATTATCATTTATCCACACAGGATTTAGATGATCTAAATGATAAATTTTTGACAACAATTCAAGATAATTGGCTATATGTGAAAATTATCAACTCTACATTTAATCCAAAGACAATTTCTATATATGATTTAAAAGGTAGATTAATTCTACGCTCAGAAATCATTAATGAAAAAGTTTTTATTGGTCAAATTCCGAAATCTATTTACATCGTACAAATTGAAGATATAAATGGTAATTTTCACACTAAAAAAAGTAATAAAAAAGTAATAAAAAAGTAA
- a CDS encoding DUF2271 domain-containing protein, with product MKKSIQLLAYSFFMLLFAQLSFGQTTKYKTMIQMQHYTGKEAYIIISLIDPKGNYEKTLGVLGPDKEWYNTLVEWEKFRVKKKENLNAITGASVAGGARATRVIEFDTAKLNKGYTLRFESAVETQKYHVKDAEVPLTTAALSNKAGVNGKGYIKLVRFIKVQ from the coding sequence ATGAAAAAATCAATTCAACTTTTAGCCTATTCTTTTTTTATGTTGCTTTTTGCTCAACTTTCATTTGGGCAGACAACTAAGTATAAAACCATGATACAAATGCAACATTATACTGGTAAAGAAGCTTATATCATTATATCATTAATAGACCCAAAGGGCAACTATGAAAAAACTTTAGGCGTACTTGGTCCTGATAAAGAGTGGTATAACACATTGGTAGAATGGGAAAAGTTTCGTGTAAAGAAAAAAGAAAATCTAAATGCCATTACGGGTGCATCAGTAGCTGGTGGAGCTAGAGCAACTCGTGTAATAGAATTCGATACTGCAAAGTTAAATAAAGGATATACATTGCGATTTGAATCTGCAGTAGAGACACAAAAATATCACGTTAAAGATGCTGAAGTTCCTTTAACTACCGCTGCTTTATCAAACAAAGCTGGTGTTAATGGCAAAGGTTATATCAAATTGGTTCGTTTCATTAAAGTTCAATAA